The genomic DNA CGGAGCGGCACATCATCGCGTGTGATGTTCGGGGCACAGGTCCGTCCGGGCCTAAATACGGGTATGCGGCACTTTGGTGCCACACGGGACGCCTATAGTCGTGAGCGAGGTGGGGGAAGTCAATCACCCTGTTACCGCATTGTTACTAACAGGGTGTTACTGGCGTTACCGCCCTTGAGGAAAGGCCTCAAGCGCCTGGGCTACAGGCGCTCCAGGCCGACAAACGGGCAGGCTTGGAGCAACTGGGCAAGCGGGCGGCCGTCGGCCAGGTGAAAGTCGTCTGCCACCAGTTCGGCCAGTGGGTAAAGCACGAAGGGGCGGGCATGCATGTGGTAGTGCGGCACCTGCAGTCGTGGCACATCGATGACGTGATCGCCGAACAGCAAGATGTCCAGGTCGAGCGTGCGTGGGCCCCAGCGTTCCTTGCGTACACGGCCCTGTTCATTCTCGATGGCTTGCAGGGCGTCCAGCAGGTCCAGGGGGGCGAGTGAGGTATCCAGGGCGGCGACGGCGTTGGTGTAACGCGGCTGGCCAGGCAGCAGGGAGTCGCTGGTGTACAGGGCAGAGGCCGCCACCAGGCGGGTGCTCGCGA from Pseudomonas putida includes the following:
- the folK gene encoding 2-amino-4-hydroxy-6-hydroxymethyldihydropteridine diphosphokinase, yielding MTTRAYIGLGSNLDAPAEQLGNALQALDRVASTRLVAASALYTSDSLLPGQPRYTNAVAALDTSLAPLDLLDALQAIENEQGRVRKERWGPRTLDLDILLFGDHVIDVPRLQVPHYHMHARPFVLYPLAELVADDFHLADGRPLAQLLQACPFVGLERL